A window from Zingiber officinale cultivar Zhangliang chromosome 7A, Zo_v1.1, whole genome shotgun sequence encodes these proteins:
- the LOC122000569 gene encoding uncharacterized protein LOC122000569, which yields MAFEEASSYRMSRLSLESEGDDADVEPSSEDEGSRSAPKSAVGGGGGGMRSGGSSKEEDEGSGTGVSSMPGTPIRGLPGQDWVKEYASETEARGGGRRRRHGRRRRERRLERAWQLKKSHAAAEDGSAAECRVVVRPRCGSGRMRMDMEEVRACRDLGIGLPADWKFEIPETFSDLTADTSSGGNSPVSWRISSPGDDPKDVKARLKVWAQAVALTSASRLSS from the exons ATGGCGTTCGAGGAGGCGAGTAGCTACAGGATGTCTCGCCTCTCGCTGGAGTCGGAGGGGGACGACGCCGACGTGGAGCCCTCGTCGGAGGACGAAGGCTCGAGGAGCGCGCCTAAGAGTGccgtcggcggcggcggcggcggtatGCGATCGGGCGGATCGAGCAAGGAGGAGGACGAGGGTTCGGGCACGGGAGTGTCGTCGATGCCGGGGACGCCGATCCGCGGCCTGCCGGGGCAGGATTGGGTCAAGGAGTACGCGAGCGAGACAGAAGCCCGCGGCGGCGGGCGGAGGAGGCGCCACGGGCGGCGGCGGAGGGAGCGGCGTCTGGAGCGGGCGTGGCAGTTGAAGAAGAGCCACGCGGCCGCGGAGGACGGATCGGCCGCCGAGTGCCGGGTGGTCGTCCGGCCGCGGTGCGGATCCGGGCGGATGCGGATGGACATGGAGGAAGTCCGGGCGTGCCGCGACCTCGGCATCGGCCTGCCGGCGGACTGGAAGTTCGAGATCCCCGAAACCTTCTCCGATCTGACGGCCGACACAAGCAGCGGCGGAAACTCCCCCGTCAGCTGGAGGATCTCGAGTCCAG GCGACGATCCCAAGGACGTGAAGGCGCGGCTGAAGGTTTGGGCTCAAGCGGTGGCTCTCACTTCGGCGTCGCGTCTGAGTAGTTGA